TGTCGCCGAcaccgaggagaagaagaacgaGCTCGAGACCTACATCTACGACCTCCGTAACAAGCTCGACGACCAGTACTCTGAGTTTGCcagcgacgaggagaaggagaagatcaaggccaAGCTTGAGGCTACTGAGGTATGTTTTGGTCACTTGGTACAGGTGTGATGTGATCTGTCGCTGACGGTCAATCTACAGGACTGGCTCTACGACGAGGGtgacgacaccaccaaggcCGTCTACGTTGCCAAGATTGATGAGATCCGCGCTCTTGCCGGCCCCATCGTCCAGCGCCACTTCGAGAAGGTCGAGGCCGACAGGCAAGCACTCCAGGCCCGCCTGGATGCCGAGagggcggcgaagaaggccgaggaggaggcccgcaaggctgccgagtcCAAGTCAGACTccaaggacgaggagatgaCGGATGCGGATGCGCCAAaggccgaggttgaggaggctggcGATCCTTAAGAGGGGTAGTAAGAAcaagggtgaggaggaggattggacAGATGATTCGGAAGAGGAAATGATACCTTGAgcgaaaaagagaagaagcggATAGGAGGGAATTAAAAATACCGGGACATGATTACGGACATGATGAAACCCACTTTTTAgaagttttcttttttgtttttctttttgagagagaggagatggagaggaaatTTTATGTTTACCCACCACTGCCATTACACTTTGCACACACATTCCCGAGCCTAATAGGTTGAATGAGAGGTAGCGGtaaatctttttttctttagGTATGAGGCtagaaggaggaggagagcgatGGATGGATTGATGGATGGTGGTCATTTGATAGATTGGGATGGTTTTTCCTTGGGGGGATAGTTTGGAATTTTGGtaggggggggagggtggtatAACTTTTTGTAGTGTAGGTAGAGGAAATAAAGAGCGAAGGTGGGGTAGATAGGATGATGTTTcggttggtgatgagtgtgatgtgatgtgattCGTGACTCGACATGGAATTCGTTCGTCAAGTTGACCacaacaagagaaaagatgCATCAACCTTTTGTTGGAGAGATGGCattttggttttgttttttttcaGAACCTTGATCGGGAGGCTTGGATAGATAAGAGTTAGGCTGAGAGGGTGATCCTGAGCGGAGATTTCATATTGGGCCTATTTTCTTCTACAGATTTACTGAGACTTTGAACCACCTTGGTGAGCGATGTgcttctccatctcttccaccagAGCATGGGGAGGTTCGTcgttgagggggtgatggcTTGTGCGATAAGGGCGTATTTCGCCTTCGAATTAGccttctttctttccaaCGCTTTGGGCAGAACCATGATGTTTGTAACTAAGTTTAAGACTGACGTGTTGGTGGACAGCCCCTGATGAGGGAAGAGATAGGTGTCTTTGTAGTTGTTGGGTAACATTTGCCTATCTAGCTAGGCAAAAGGGCTTGAATTCAGACCCGGGAGATGGATGAATAGGGGAAATAgatgggagaagaagaaaaaaacatacaacaccgaggattccccagtggtcacccacctgagtactgattCGGCcctcagctgtttgactcgggcagagcggacgggatgccgtattttcagctgggtGTGGTCGTATGTGACGGTTTGGGTCAAGGGATGGGTTCATGTGTAGACAATGAGACTGAGGGAAAAAAACAGGAAAaatacatacaacaccgaggattccccagtggtcacccacctgagtactgattCGGCCCTTCAGCCAtttgactcgggcagagcggacgggatgccgtattttTAGCTGggtatggtcgtatgtgattGTAGGAGGGAGAAATGCACACCATAAGTAGTAAAAAGAATTTTGCTGTACAAACTGTCGTCttgttcccccctccccacatcCACATGTTTTCCCGTCTTGATGAGTTATGCatatgtttttttttatttatctCAATGAGTTTTATGCTAGGCCGCCTATCCCAAATTACACCGctatcccctccccatccccttcgCTATCCCCGTTTACTTTGATGAAGAAACTAGAGCGTTgtgcatgatgatgatgtaggGGGTATCAACataagaaacaaaaaaaaaaacacaaaaagcCAACCAGAGTCGAGATAGGTAATGATAAACTTCCTCTAACCacatcacccacccatccattCCTTTGAAagaataaaagaaaaaaaaaatacatgCCTCATAAGAGATAAATCATCGCACCAAAAGAAGTCTAGCATGAGCAATAAAAACAAACAAGCAAACGCTAcaaagattttttttttataaaaaaaaatttcCCTCCCCACTGGTAtctgcctcttcttctgtctTGTGTAAAACTCgcgaggaaaaagaaaaaaagaatcTATCTAGCccgcccaccccccatcaaTGGCTGATATGCATGATTAacgccaagaagaaaaatagAGCAGAGGGATGAAAATGATAAAAACAATACgaccaacaaaaacaatgaATCCGCTTGTAAAGCGGAATGTGTGTgcctcccaccccatcaaTCAACCCAGCCCCGCCGACCCAATCGCTATGCTTGTTATGCAGTGTCTTCATGTGCTGGTGTCGTCGTTGATGCCTAGTCCGCCCCCTTTGGTTCCCCACATCTGCGATGCACCGGAATGAAAAGAGTGAGCAGAGAGGGTATTGAGAATCACAGCATaacccccaaactccaaagccaaaaaaaaaaccctgGTTCCCGATTAACCCGCCTTATACGATGTTGAGGAAAGGCGCAGTGATGACAATCCTGACAGCAATCATGATGGATGATATAAATGCCCCCGAAACGTGAGAAAACCGCCGTCCATGAGCCTTGCGCCTGTGCCACGATGccatccatcttcatccaagTCGTCATGTGCGCCGGTGATGTAAAGGAATGCTGCAAAAACccgagagaaggaaaagtgAACGGTGAAAAACCATTGCGCCTGAAAATGCAAAATCAAGCCATCGCCATGAATCACCCCCAAGTCTCCTCTATTTAAAGAGACTTCTCAAATCTTGCAACCTCTGCCTCGCCGCATCACCCTGGCTTCTCACTCCCTCGGCCTCAGCACGGTCCATGCTCAAGCTGGCCagctgtttctttttctcctgcAGCGCAatcatcttctcctcaaaGCTGCCACTCATGATATACCGCACCGTCCTCACAGGCCTCTTCTGGCCCAGACGATGTACACGGTCGATGGCCTGAGCCTCGGCGGCAGGATTGAACTGAGGCTCCATGACAAAGACACTGTTGCCAGCTGTCAGGTTGAGGCCCATACCCCCCGCCATGATGCTGACAAGAATGACTTGTACATTAGGATCATCGCGGAACGCCTCCATGGCTTGGTTGCGAGCGTTGCGAGTCATCTTTCCGTCCAGACGGGAGTGGGTGATACCGGCGTCGTCGAGAGCGATCTCAATGAGATCAAGATGAGAAGTCCAGCCGGAGAAGACGACAGACTTGTAAGGTGGCTCGTCCGGATTGGCTTCACTCCGGGCCTTGTTGGCTAGAAGCTCTTCGACCAAAGCCCGAGTCTTTGTGTGAGGCCCAGTATACCGATCATCAGGAATGATTTTGCCAGCCCGAGTCTTCGTCTGGCGGGTCTCGTGCTCAACATCGGCTTTGCTTCGGCGGAGTTCAACGCAGTGAGCCTTTTGAGCAAAGGCGCATGTAGGGCAGCCCTGATGCATATCGCCATTGCCGTGCTGGTGCACGAACCTGATGCAGGTTGGGCAGTAGACGTGGAAGCACTGCGCCATGTAGCCCAAGACGTCGTTGTTCTGATCAGACTCTGGGTCGTCGACCTCGATGGCCCCAAGCTTGTTGTTGCACTTGATGCAGAAATCACTGCTGCCCTCCTGCATCAAGTAGTACATCTCATAggccttcttctcagtcAGGGCCGGTttcccgtcgtcgtcctcgctATCCAAATCGATTGGGGCATCTGCCGACAAGCCTTGGATTTCTTGAAAATCATCGTCATTCAGCAGATCCTTGCCATGCGCGCAGATCAAACGAAGTTGAAGAATAGACCGCAGAACGTGAATCATGGTCTTGCCACCCATAATGCGGGTCTGGCCGGTGCCCTGGCCCGTCAAGACCTGAACACGCTCCTCGGCCATCTTTTTGAACAGGTCATAGACCTTGCGCTCCTCGGAGGAGAACTCGAGGCGAATAACCTCGTCGGTGCGCTCCGGGAGTTCGATCTTGTCCTTGAGACGGCGGATGGTAATGGTGTCAATCAAAACCCGAAGTTTGGGCACAATGTCCGGATCAGCAGCCTTGAAGGGAGCAATGATGTACTGGATAAACTTGCTTCTGTCGTCGAAGGGCTTCAGGCGCAAGAATGCCAAAAGGGAGGCAAGATCTTCGAGCTTGTTTTGAACTGGTGTTCCAGTCACGGCCCAACGGCGGTTAGCCTGTAGTCGGCAGATCGACTTGAACGACAGCGTGTTTTGCTCGCGAATTGTATGGGCTTCGTCGAGAACGATGCGGAACCAGGCAATTTCCTCCAAGGGATAGAGGCCCGGCTTTTTCTTGAGACGTGCGTTGAGCTCGCTTGTGACGGATCCGTAAGTTGTGATCACCAGATCGTACCTGGCCAGCTGGGCAGAGTCCTTGATACGGTTGGCGCCGTGATAGATGTAGTATTTAAGCTTTCCAGGTTCGATATGCTGCTTGATCTGCTCCTCCCAGTTCGTGATTGTGCTCAGCGGGCACACCAGCAAAGTGGCCTTCACATTCCGGCGAATTTGAGACAGGGGCAAAACCTGCGCGCGGGGGGCTTCATGGCTCTTCTGTGGCCTCTGATTCTGGACGACGGGCTGGAGGGGCTCACGTTGTGACCAGGCCTGCGCCTCGTCCAGAGTCTTGGCCAAGAGAGACAGAATGCTGAGCGTCTTGCCGAGGCCCATCATATCGGCAAGGATGCCGCCAAGAGTCGAAGGGGGCGGTTCCATCACCTCCTGGTTGGTGACCACATTGTAGTAGACCGTGGTGCCGAACTGATTTGTCCTGCGCTTCCATGTTGATGTGACGGGAGCCTTGCTATCAGCGTCTGGCAATTGCTCAGACTCCCGAGAAGACATGAAGAACAGAGCTTGCTTCTGATGCTTCAGCAGCGGTGTTAAAatagagggaggaggatccaACTCCGGCAGCTCGTCCGActtggggagggagtcgaaAACACCCAGGACCTCGGACCGAATCTCTTCTACCGACTTGATCATGGGCGGAGCCTGATACTGGACGACATTGTTAACGCGGGCAAGGGAAGGCAGCTGCGGCCGGTTCTCCTTGGCCAGAGGGTTGAAGACTTTAACGCCGGACTCGACTCGCGGCGGACTAAGAAGATTAATGTTCTTCCGCTGCAACAGTTTACCCACTCTATCAGCAAAGGAGCGAAGACCATAAATCATCAACTCAAGTTTGAATTGGGTGGACACCTGCTGCCCAACCTCTTCGCCGGGATTCTTGCGTCGGACGGGGATTCTGCAGTCAGTGCGTGTCCCAAAGGTTCCAGCCATGTCCATGAGAGGAGCAAGAACGCTGGCCGTCTTGGGATCAACCAAGCCAATGCAGCGCTTTTGCCAATCATGGGCATAAATCTTGGTGGTTGGATCGCCCGGGGTTCTCTTGAGCAGAATCTTGACTTGAGGCCAAAAAGCAGGACCGCCCATAGAGATCATGTTAGGCTTCGGGGCTGGGATCATGTGGCCTTTGATGAAGGCGCCCTCAACCATTCCAAAACAGACCTCCTCCTGTTGGGGACTGCGGGGAATGAAATCGACGTCAGTGTCATCGGTCAAGTCAATTGTAGCGCCGGGGACCGGGGCCGCAGATGACTGTGAGGGTCCATCGGATCGGTCTTTGATGTGCTGAGCCAGGATGCCGCTGCTGGGTGAGAAGAAAATACTATTTGCAGGCAGTGAAGGATCATTCTCGTTGGctgtcttcctcctctttggcggcggcaccaTAATGCGCTCCTGGACATTGTGAAGGCGCTCGATACTCTGTTGAGCACCCAACCCGTTCTTGAAGATGGGCATGGTACGATTACTAGCCAACCCGGTCGGGGCGCTCAGCTCCATGGGCGTTTGATCGGGACCGGTGAACTCAAAGGTGAGCTGCTCGGATGGTTGCGAAGGGCCTGGCGTGGATGACGAGGCGCCTTCACCAGGCTGGGCTGTACCAGACGATCCAGCTGCAGCCTTGGGGTTGAGCAAGTCGGCCGGGTTCCACGACGTGGAAGACATGTTGCCCGACTGTGCTTGGCTGGCTGTTTGTTCCTTattttgttttatttttgtAGTCAAATTTTAGTGGTATGTATCTGTGATAGATGTTAGAATAAGAATAACTAGCTTTGATTTGAGGactgctgaagaagatgagagaagctggaggacaGGATAGGCAAGTGAAGTCGGTGTGAGAAAGTGAATatgggatgatgagaaggagttgaCCAGTCACATGCCGGGATGGGGGGCGTATCGTACCGTTGAAATGAAGCTACCAACAACGCCCACACTCAACCAGAGCACCGggtctttcttttctgtcgATAAAAATCGGTTGTCCAGCCCTAGGCAACCAACTCGGGCGAATGATGAGATGTAAGATGCACCGACATCACAAGCAGTCCGATGAGGACGGGTGTTGTATTACTGTTAAGGGTTGCTGGAGGGGAATGAGCTGCCGTGGTAGTGACTGGGAGCCTTGCTGTGGTGGGGCTTGCTGCATACGCAGTACCTAATACTGGGCTACCCGCTGCAGAATGGATCAAGCGATGGTATCCGTAGTGGGGGTTGCTTGGATGGGCAGGTATGGAAGCGGGAGGGCAAcgggagatgaaggagagagGTTGTCAAAGGAAGGAAGACGGTGAGGGTGAGAGATCCTTGGTGAGGGCAGAGTTGGGAGAGTAGAGTAGAGTGAGCACTGCAAATAGCCAGGCAGGATATTGTGGGAGCTGGGAATCTATTGTTGAcgttggctgggttggtcGCTCACTTTTTGAGAGCCGAGAGGCTTTATCGCAATCGGCTGGGAGCGATAGGCGCGTGACCCTCGAAGATTGCAGCGGTTGGTGTGGCACGTGCCGCTGCGCAGACCGTGCCTTGCTTAGTCCACCACAGCGACCGTGATGCATCAGACGCTGGGGCAAAGCCTCTTGTTGCGGTGTGGTTATGTTATTATCTCGTACCAAGTTCAAATCGGCGTCAGGGGCGGCAAATGTCATCAAGGGACATGCAAGATGGGATATTTGCGATCGGGCCAGTCAGAGACAGTTTTCGGGATTTCTTCGCTGTCTACCAATCCCAACTGCAGCCTCAGAGCGGCACTAGAAGGCGCTTGAtgcatcatcaaccacttCTGTAACCTCTGTTTGCACAGTGACGGGACGCCATGAGCGATCTCGCCCCATGGCTCCACAACTTACGATGGGCAACATTGAGTATGAGATGGGATATAGATGTTTTGATTACCTATTGAAGGCCTTCTTGAAACAGTAAGTGAACAACCTGGAACATGGCAATGATCGATACCGGTCGAGGAGACCAGATGC
The window above is part of the Podospora bellae-mahoneyi strain CBS 112042 chromosome 3, whole genome shotgun sequence genome. Proteins encoded here:
- a CDS encoding hypothetical protein (EggNog:ENOG503NVHM; COG:A), producing MSSTSWNPADLLNPKAAAGSSGTAQPGEGASSSTPGPSQPSEQLTFEFTGPDQTPMELSAPTGLASNRTMPIFKNGLGAQQSIERLHNVQERIMVPPPKRRKTANENDPSLPANSIFFSPSSGILAQHIKDRSDGPSQSSAAPVPGATIDLTDDTDVDFIPRSPQQEEVCFGMVEGAFIKGHMIPAPKPNMISMGGPAFWPQVKILLKRTPGDPTTKIYAHDWQKRCIGLVDPKTASVLAPLMDMAGTFGTRTDCRIPVRRKNPGEEVGQQVSTQFKLELMIYGLRSFADRVGKLLQRKNINLLSPPRVESGVKVFNPLAKENRPQLPSLARVNNVVQYQAPPMIKSVEEIRSEVLGVFDSLPKSDELPELDPPPSILTPLLKHQKQALFFMSSRESEQLPDADSKAPVTSTWKRRTNQFGTTVYYNVVTNQEVMEPPPSTLGGILADMMGLGKTLSILSLLAKTLDEAQAWSQREPLQPVVQNQRPQKSHEAPRAQVLPLSQIRRNVKATLLVCPLSTITNWEEQIKQHIEPGKLKYYIYHGANRIKDSAQLARYDLVITTYGSVTSELNARLKKKPGLYPLEEIAWFRIVLDEAHTIREQNTLSFKSICRLQANRRWAVTGTPVQNKLEDLASLLAFLRLKPFDDRSKFIQYIIAPFKAADPDIVPKLRVLIDTITIRRLKDKIELPERTDEVIRLEFSSEERKVYDLFKKMAEERVQVLTGQGTGQTRIMGGKTMIHVLRSILQLRLICAHGKDLLNDDDFQEIQGLSADAPIDLDSEDDDGKPALTEKKAYEMYYLMQEGSSDFCIKCNNKLGAIEVDDPESDQNNDVLGYMAQCFHVYCPTCIRFVHQHGNGDMHQGCPTCAFAQKAHCVELRRSKADVEHETRQTKTRAGKIIPDDRYTGPHTKTRALVEELLANKARSEANPDEPPYKSVVFSGWTSHLDLIEIALDDAGITHSRLDGKMTRNARNQAMEAFRDDPNVQVILVSIMAGGMGLNLTAGNSVFVMEPQFNPAAEAQAIDRVHRLGQKRPVRTVRYIMSGSFEEKMIALQEKKKQLASLSMDRAEAEGVRSQGDAARQRLQDLRSLFK